The genomic region AAATAATCGGAACGCTGTATCCTGCCATGGCCTGTAAGCAGCGGGCAATGGCTTCCCCTTGCCCCCGTTCCTCCGCTTCAAGATCACAAGCCGCACCGGGAGTATCGATAAAGGTGAGGATGGGGCGGTGGAATTTTTCCGCCTGATCCATTAAGCGGAGAGCCTTCCGGTATCCTTCCGGATGGGGCATGCCAAAGTTCCTCTGGATATTCTCTTTGGTCCCTCTCCCTTTGATATGGGAAACCACCGTGACGGGAATCCCTTGAAAGATGGCGATACCGCCCACGATAGCCTTGTCGTCGGCAAAGAGGCGATCGCCTTTGAACTCCATGAAATCCTCAAATAGCAAGGGGACATAATCGTAGAAATTCGGCCGTTCCATATGACGGGCAATCTGAACCTTTTGCCAAGGTTCCAGGTTGCCGTAAATTTCTTTTCTTAACCGTACCAGTCTGCGCATGAGCTTGGAGATTTCCGGGGAGAGGTTAATATCCTTCTCTTTGGAGAATTCCTGCAG from Desulfitobacterium chlororespirans DSM 11544 harbors:
- a CDS encoding acetyl-CoA carboxylase carboxyltransferase subunit alpha, with translation MAQHFDFEKPILELEQKIAELQEFSKEKDINLSPEISKLMRRLVRLRKEIYGNLEPWQKVQIARHMERPNFYDYVPLLFEDFMEFKGDRLFADDKAIVGGIAIFQGIPVTVVSHIKGRGTKENIQRNFGMPHPEGYRKALRLMDQAEKFHRPILTFIDTPGAACDLEAEERGQGEAIARCLQAMAGYSVPIICTVIGEGGSGGALALGVGNKVLLLENSFYSVIAPESCASILWKDPGKAKEAASALKFTAQDLLELGIADGIIKEPLGGAHRSVERTAEEMKKTIAEALAELRELPPDELRTMRYEKLMNYGEFAADS